A section of the Piliocolobus tephrosceles isolate RC106 chromosome 14, ASM277652v3, whole genome shotgun sequence genome encodes:
- the LOC111534195 gene encoding LOW QUALITY PROTEIN: E3 ubiquitin-protein ligase RNF138-like (The sequence of the model RefSeq protein was modified relative to this genomic sequence to represent the inferred CDS: inserted 1 base in 1 codon), which yields MAKDLSAATSYMEDDFYCPVCQEVLKTPVRTVACQHVFCRKCFLTAMRESGAHCPLCRGNVTRRERACPERALDLENIMRKFSGSCRCCAKQIKFYRMRHHYKSCKKYQDEYGVSSIIPNFQISQDSVGNSNRSETSTSDNTETXQENTNSSGHPSFKCPLCQESNFTRQRLLDHGNSNHLFQIVPVTCPICVSLPWGDRSHITRNFVSHLNQRHQFDYGEFVNLQLDEETQYQTAVEESFQVNI from the exons ATGGCCAAGGACCTCTCCGCGGCCACGTCCTACATGGAAGATGATTTCTACTGCCCCGTCTGTCAGGAGGTGCTCAAAACCCCCGTGCGGACCGTGGCCTGTCAGCACGTCTTCTGTAGAAAATGTTTCCTGACTGCAATGAGGGAAAGCGGAGCACATTGTCCCCTGTGTCGTGGAAATGTGACTAGAAGAGAGAGAGCATGTCCTGAACGGGCCTTAGACCTTGAAAATATAATGCGGAAGTTTTCTGGTAGTTGCAGATGCTGTGCAAAACag ATTAAATTCTATCGCATGAGACATCATTACAAATCTTGTAAGAAGTATCAGGATGAATATGGTGTTTCTTCTATCATTCCAAACTTTCAGATCTCTCAAGATTCAGTAGGGAACAGCAATAGGAGTGAAACATCCACATCTGATAACACAGAAA ACCAAGAGAATACAAATTCTTCTGGTCATCCTTCTTTTAAGTGTCCCCTGTGTCAAGAATCAAATTTTACCAGACAGCGTTTACTGGATCATGGTAACAGTAATCACCTATTTCAGATAGTTCCTGTGACATGTCCTATTTGTGTGTCTCTTCCTTGGGGAGATCGTAGCCACATTACCAGAAATTTTGTTAGTCATCTAAATCAGAGACATCAATTTGATTATGGAGAATTTGTGAATCTTCAGCTAGATGAAGAAACCCAATATCAAACTGCTGTTGAAGAATCTTTTCAAGTAAACATCTGA